One Leptolyngbya subtilissima AS-A7 genomic window carries:
- a CDS encoding HAD-IA family hydrolase — MANSPQPRVIFLDAVGTLFGVAGSVGAVYADLAQHQGIEADPATLNQAFFRAFRAAPEMAFPGSDPAAVPEQEYRWWRVIAQQTFSSAGVLDRFVDFDSFFADLYAYFATAAPWELYPDVPPALDRWRRRGITLGVISNFDTRLYQVLEELNLATYFSSVTLSSEAGAAKPDPLIFATALQKHRCDASQAWHIGDSKTDDFEGAKAAGLHGILVKRPVSGQP, encoded by the coding sequence ATGGCTAATTCTCCGCAACCTCGAGTGATTTTTTTAGATGCGGTTGGCACGCTGTTTGGGGTAGCGGGTAGCGTTGGCGCTGTCTACGCCGACCTTGCCCAGCACCAAGGCATTGAGGCTGACCCTGCGACCTTAAATCAAGCGTTTTTCAGGGCTTTTAGAGCGGCCCCAGAAATGGCTTTCCCCGGCAGTGACCCCGCTGCGGTACCCGAACAAGAGTATCGCTGGTGGCGGGTAATTGCCCAGCAGACCTTTAGCAGTGCTGGGGTGCTCGATCGCTTCGTAGACTTTGACAGCTTCTTTGCCGACCTCTACGCCTATTTTGCCACCGCCGCCCCCTGGGAACTCTACCCCGACGTGCCCCCGGCCCTCGATCGCTGGCGGCGGCGCGGCATCACCCTGGGGGTGATCTCAAACTTCGACACCCGGCTGTATCAAGTGCTCGAAGAACTCAATCTAGCCACCTATTTCAGCTCAGTTACGCTATCGTCTGAGGCTGGGGCAGCCAAGCCCGACCCACTAATTTTTGCTACCGCACTGCAAAAGCACCGCTGCGACGCCAGCCAAGCCTGGCACATCGGCGACAGCAAAACTGACGATTTTGAAGGGGCCAAAGCCGCTGGACTTCACGGCATCCTAGTCAAACGACCA